One window of Mesoplodon densirostris isolate mMesDen1 chromosome 15, mMesDen1 primary haplotype, whole genome shotgun sequence genomic DNA carries:
- the CCDC62 gene encoding coiled-coil domain-containing protein 62 isoform X7: MNVSASFLAGRQNIGSEVEVSTIEKQRRELQLLIGELKDRDRELTEMVAVHQRQLLSWEEDRQKVLTLEERCSKLEGELHKRTEIIRSLTKKVKTLESNQIECQSTLQKTQLQLQEMAQKATHSTLLSEDLEARNKNLSNTLVELSAQVGQLQAREQALTTMIKLKDKDIIEAVNHIADCSGKFKLLEHALRDAKMAETCIVKEKQDYKQKLKALKMEVNKLKEDLNEKTTENNEQREEIFRLKQEKSCLHDELVFTVEREKRKDELLDIAKSKQERLSTELHNLRQIYIKQQRDLQFLHFNVENSQESIQIYDSKMEESKALESSREVCLSDLENNHLKVDFKREDNQKSLVKDQKFETTLVQQNKSDESSYDVCKEKKLQVNPSFGGKSVIAISSLFAKDLVEKQKSWSLGGKIQTEPENKSTFCKIHAKSPKGNGAGIQNEEEQLSEASTSGSDEKWHDVSLYLGLADCSDSKQPEKLDFKCQDHLERSGVSCCHKSEACLDESDMWASECCHPSNFVIEAPGHMSDVEWMSIFKPSKVQRIVRHKSVCTCSESASGTKHNSSTSELIQQSHCLGSSKSALREDEKLIETESSSDKKNSSKILLVNKDAALPSEKDDFSPTSKLQRLLAESRQMVTDLELSMLLPISAENLSSSARKNEEVSEESAERNTLLSN, translated from the exons ATGAACGTTTCGGCCTCCTTCCTGGCCGGGCGCCAG AACATTGGGTCAGAAGTTGAGGTTTCCACTATCGAGAAACAACGGAGAGAGCTACAGCTGCTCATTGGAGAATTAAAAGATCGAGATAGAGAGCTCACTGAGATGGTTGCAGTACATCAAAGACAACTTCTTTCATGGGAAGAGGATCGGCAGAAAGTGTTGACTTTGGAAGAACGTTGCAGCAAATTAGAAG GTGAACTAcataaaagaactgaaataatCAGGTCACTCACAAAGAAGGTAAAAACCCTTGAATCGAATCAAATTGAATGCCAAAGTACTCTTCAAAAGACTCAACTACAGCTTCAAGAAATGGCCCAAAAGGCAACTCATTCCACTCTCCTCTCTGAAGACCTTGAG GCTAGAAACAAAAATCTCAGCAACACATTAGTGGAACTTTCTGCTCAAGTGGGACAATTGCAAGCTCGAGAACAGGCTCTCACCACCATGATAAAGCTGAAG GACAAAGATATTATCGAGGCAGTCAATCACATTGCTGACTGTTCGGGTAAATTTAAATTGTTAGAGCATGCCTTACGCGATGCTAAGATGGCGGAGACCTGTATTGTGAAAGAAAAGCAAGATTATAAGCAGAAATTGAAGGCACTTAAGATGGAAGTCAATAAGCTAAAAG AGGAtctaaatgaaaagacaacagaaaataaTGAACAACGAGAAGAGATCTTTCGCCTCAAGCAAGAGAAAAGTTGCCTGCATGATGAATTGGTTTTTACCG tagagagagaaaaaaggaaagacgAGTTACTGGATATCGCAAAGTCAAAGCAAGAACGCCTGAGCACGGAGCTGCATAATCTGAGACAG ATTTACATAAAACAACAGCGTGATCTGCAGTTTCTTCATTTCAATGTGGAAAATTCTCAGGAATCAATACAGATATATGACTCAAAGATGGAGGAATCAAAGGCCCTGGAATCCAG CAGAGAAGTGTGTTTATCAGACCTTGAAAATAACCACCTAAAAGTCGATTTTAAGAGGGAGGACAATCAGAAGTCACTGGTTAAGGACCAAAAATTTGAGACCACGTTGGTtcagcaaaataagtcagacgAGAGCTCTTATGATGTATGCAAAGAGAAGAAACTACAGGTTAATCCttcatttgggggaaaaagtGTAATTGCTATCTCATCTCTATTTGCAAAAGACTTAGTGGAGAAACAAAAGTCTTGGTCTCTGGGAGGAAAAATCCAGACTGAACCCGAAAACAAAAGTACATTTTGCAAGATCCACGCAAAATCACCAAAAGGTaatggagctgggattcagaaTGAAGAGGAACAACTCTCGGAAGCATCAACATCTGGATCCGATGAAAAGTGGCATGACGTCAGCCTTTACCTGGGCCTGGCCGACTGTTCTGAttcaaaacaaccagaaaagctAGATTTCAAATGTCAAGATCACCTGGAAAGGTCTGGAGTCTCATGTTGCCATAAAAGCGAAGCCTGTCTGGATGAAAGTGACATGTGGGCATCCGAGTGCTGCCACCCGAGTAACTTCGTAATCGAAGCTCCAGGCCACATGTCTGACGTGGAATGGATGAGCATCTTCAAGCCTTCCAAAGTGCAGAGAATCGTGCGCCACAAATCGGTGTGCACTTGTTCGGAAAGTGCCAGTGGAACCAAACACAACTCCTCTACAAG TGAgttgatccagcagtcccactgtCTGGGTTCTTCAAAATCTGCCTTAAGAGAGGATGAGAAGTTGATAGAGACGGAGTCCTCTTCTGATAAAAAGAACTCATCTAAGATTTTGTTAGTCAACAAAGATGCAGCATTGCCCAGTGAAAAG GATGATTTTTCTCCCACCAGCAAGCTTCAGCGTTTGCTGGCAGAATCCCGTCAGATGGTTACAGACCTGGAGCTGAGCATGCTGCTCCCCATCAGCGCTGAGAATCTCAGCAGCAGCGCCAGAAAG
- the CCDC62 gene encoding coiled-coil domain-containing protein 62 isoform X3: MNVSASFLAGRQVSGRCSALPVSAVASRGERRADRGDDNIGSEVEVSTIEKQRRELQLLIGELKDRDRELTEMVAVHQRQLLSWEEDRQKVLTLEERCSKLEGELHKRTEIIRSLTKKVKTLESNQIECQSTLQKTQLQLQEMAQKATHSTLLSEDLEARNKNLSNTLVELSAQVGQLQAREQALTTMIKLKDKDIIEAVNHIADCSGKFKLLEHALRDAKMAETCIVKEKQDYKQKLKALKMEVNKLKEDLNEKTTENNEQREEIFRLKQEKSCLHDELVFTVEREKRKDELLDIAKSKQERLSTELHNLRQIYIKQQRDLQFLHFNVENSQESIQIYDSKMEESKALESSREVCLSDLENNHLKVDFKREDNQKSLVKDQKFETTLVQQNKSDESSYDVCKEKKLQVNPSFGGKSVIAISSLFAKDLVEKQKSWSLGGKIQTEPENKSTFCKIHAKSPKGNGAGIQNEEEQLSEASTSGSDEKWHDVSLYLGLADCSDSKQPEKLDFKCQDHLERSGVSCCHKSEACLDESDMWASECCHPSNFVIEAPGHMSDVEWMSIFKPSKVQRIVRHKSVCTCSESASGTKHNSSTSELIQQSHCLGSSKSALREDEKLIETESSSDKKNSSKILLVNKDAALPSEKDDFSPTSKLQRLLAESRQMVTDLELSMLLPISAENLSSSARKNEEVSEESAERNTLLSN; this comes from the exons ATGAACGTTTCGGCCTCCTTCCTGGCCGGGCGCCAGGTGAGCGGCCGCTGCTCCGCGCTTCCCGTTTCCGCCGTCGCGTCCCGGGGAGAGAGGAGAGCAGACCGCGGGGACGAC AACATTGGGTCAGAAGTTGAGGTTTCCACTATCGAGAAACAACGGAGAGAGCTACAGCTGCTCATTGGAGAATTAAAAGATCGAGATAGAGAGCTCACTGAGATGGTTGCAGTACATCAAAGACAACTTCTTTCATGGGAAGAGGATCGGCAGAAAGTGTTGACTTTGGAAGAACGTTGCAGCAAATTAGAAG GTGAACTAcataaaagaactgaaataatCAGGTCACTCACAAAGAAGGTAAAAACCCTTGAATCGAATCAAATTGAATGCCAAAGTACTCTTCAAAAGACTCAACTACAGCTTCAAGAAATGGCCCAAAAGGCAACTCATTCCACTCTCCTCTCTGAAGACCTTGAG GCTAGAAACAAAAATCTCAGCAACACATTAGTGGAACTTTCTGCTCAAGTGGGACAATTGCAAGCTCGAGAACAGGCTCTCACCACCATGATAAAGCTGAAG GACAAAGATATTATCGAGGCAGTCAATCACATTGCTGACTGTTCGGGTAAATTTAAATTGTTAGAGCATGCCTTACGCGATGCTAAGATGGCGGAGACCTGTATTGTGAAAGAAAAGCAAGATTATAAGCAGAAATTGAAGGCACTTAAGATGGAAGTCAATAAGCTAAAAG AGGAtctaaatgaaaagacaacagaaaataaTGAACAACGAGAAGAGATCTTTCGCCTCAAGCAAGAGAAAAGTTGCCTGCATGATGAATTGGTTTTTACCG tagagagagaaaaaaggaaagacgAGTTACTGGATATCGCAAAGTCAAAGCAAGAACGCCTGAGCACGGAGCTGCATAATCTGAGACAG ATTTACATAAAACAACAGCGTGATCTGCAGTTTCTTCATTTCAATGTGGAAAATTCTCAGGAATCAATACAGATATATGACTCAAAGATGGAGGAATCAAAGGCCCTGGAATCCAG CAGAGAAGTGTGTTTATCAGACCTTGAAAATAACCACCTAAAAGTCGATTTTAAGAGGGAGGACAATCAGAAGTCACTGGTTAAGGACCAAAAATTTGAGACCACGTTGGTtcagcaaaataagtcagacgAGAGCTCTTATGATGTATGCAAAGAGAAGAAACTACAGGTTAATCCttcatttgggggaaaaagtGTAATTGCTATCTCATCTCTATTTGCAAAAGACTTAGTGGAGAAACAAAAGTCTTGGTCTCTGGGAGGAAAAATCCAGACTGAACCCGAAAACAAAAGTACATTTTGCAAGATCCACGCAAAATCACCAAAAGGTaatggagctgggattcagaaTGAAGAGGAACAACTCTCGGAAGCATCAACATCTGGATCCGATGAAAAGTGGCATGACGTCAGCCTTTACCTGGGCCTGGCCGACTGTTCTGAttcaaaacaaccagaaaagctAGATTTCAAATGTCAAGATCACCTGGAAAGGTCTGGAGTCTCATGTTGCCATAAAAGCGAAGCCTGTCTGGATGAAAGTGACATGTGGGCATCCGAGTGCTGCCACCCGAGTAACTTCGTAATCGAAGCTCCAGGCCACATGTCTGACGTGGAATGGATGAGCATCTTCAAGCCTTCCAAAGTGCAGAGAATCGTGCGCCACAAATCGGTGTGCACTTGTTCGGAAAGTGCCAGTGGAACCAAACACAACTCCTCTACAAG TGAgttgatccagcagtcccactgtCTGGGTTCTTCAAAATCTGCCTTAAGAGAGGATGAGAAGTTGATAGAGACGGAGTCCTCTTCTGATAAAAAGAACTCATCTAAGATTTTGTTAGTCAACAAAGATGCAGCATTGCCCAGTGAAAAG GATGATTTTTCTCCCACCAGCAAGCTTCAGCGTTTGCTGGCAGAATCCCGTCAGATGGTTACAGACCTGGAGCTGAGCATGCTGCTCCCCATCAGCGCTGAGAATCTCAGCAGCAGCGCCAGAAAG
- the CCDC62 gene encoding coiled-coil domain-containing protein 62 isoform X8 — translation MVAVHQRQLLSWEEDRQKVLTLEERCSKLEASNLTTSQLLMKSPSGELHKRTEIIRSLTKKVKTLESNQIECQSTLQKTQLQLQEMAQKATHSTLLSEDLEARNKNLSNTLVELSAQVGQLQAREQALTTMIKLKDKDIIEAVNHIADCSGKFKLLEHALRDAKMAETCIVKEKQDYKQKLKALKMEVNKLKEDLNEKTTENNEQREEIFRLKQEKSCLHDELVFTVEREKRKDELLDIAKSKQERLSTELHNLRQIYIKQQRDLQFLHFNVENSQESIQIYDSKMEESKALESSREVCLSDLENNHLKVDFKREDNQKSLVKDQKFETTLVQQNKSDESSYDVCKEKKLQVNPSFGGKSVIAISSLFAKDLVEKQKSWSLGGKIQTEPENKSTFCKIHAKSPKGNGAGIQNEEEQLSEASTSGSDEKWHDVSLYLGLADCSDSKQPEKLDFKCQDHLERSGVSCCHKSEACLDESDMWASECCHPSNFVIEAPGHMSDVEWMSIFKPSKVQRIVRHKSVCTCSESASGTKHNSSTSELIQQSHCLGSSKSALREDEKLIETESSSDKKNSSKILLVNKDAALPSEKDDFSPTSKLQRLLAESRQMVTDLELSMLLPISAENLSSSARKNEEVSEESAERNTLLSN, via the exons ATGGTTGCAGTACATCAAAGACAACTTCTTTCATGGGAAGAGGATCGGCAGAAAGTGTTGACTTTGGAAGAACGTTGCAGCAAATTAGAAG CTTCAAATCTGACCACAAGTCAGTTATTGATGAAATCTCCCTCAGGTGAACTAcataaaagaactgaaataatCAGGTCACTCACAAAGAAGGTAAAAACCCTTGAATCGAATCAAATTGAATGCCAAAGTACTCTTCAAAAGACTCAACTACAGCTTCAAGAAATGGCCCAAAAGGCAACTCATTCCACTCTCCTCTCTGAAGACCTTGAG GCTAGAAACAAAAATCTCAGCAACACATTAGTGGAACTTTCTGCTCAAGTGGGACAATTGCAAGCTCGAGAACAGGCTCTCACCACCATGATAAAGCTGAAG GACAAAGATATTATCGAGGCAGTCAATCACATTGCTGACTGTTCGGGTAAATTTAAATTGTTAGAGCATGCCTTACGCGATGCTAAGATGGCGGAGACCTGTATTGTGAAAGAAAAGCAAGATTATAAGCAGAAATTGAAGGCACTTAAGATGGAAGTCAATAAGCTAAAAG AGGAtctaaatgaaaagacaacagaaaataaTGAACAACGAGAAGAGATCTTTCGCCTCAAGCAAGAGAAAAGTTGCCTGCATGATGAATTGGTTTTTACCG tagagagagaaaaaaggaaagacgAGTTACTGGATATCGCAAAGTCAAAGCAAGAACGCCTGAGCACGGAGCTGCATAATCTGAGACAG ATTTACATAAAACAACAGCGTGATCTGCAGTTTCTTCATTTCAATGTGGAAAATTCTCAGGAATCAATACAGATATATGACTCAAAGATGGAGGAATCAAAGGCCCTGGAATCCAG CAGAGAAGTGTGTTTATCAGACCTTGAAAATAACCACCTAAAAGTCGATTTTAAGAGGGAGGACAATCAGAAGTCACTGGTTAAGGACCAAAAATTTGAGACCACGTTGGTtcagcaaaataagtcagacgAGAGCTCTTATGATGTATGCAAAGAGAAGAAACTACAGGTTAATCCttcatttgggggaaaaagtGTAATTGCTATCTCATCTCTATTTGCAAAAGACTTAGTGGAGAAACAAAAGTCTTGGTCTCTGGGAGGAAAAATCCAGACTGAACCCGAAAACAAAAGTACATTTTGCAAGATCCACGCAAAATCACCAAAAGGTaatggagctgggattcagaaTGAAGAGGAACAACTCTCGGAAGCATCAACATCTGGATCCGATGAAAAGTGGCATGACGTCAGCCTTTACCTGGGCCTGGCCGACTGTTCTGAttcaaaacaaccagaaaagctAGATTTCAAATGTCAAGATCACCTGGAAAGGTCTGGAGTCTCATGTTGCCATAAAAGCGAAGCCTGTCTGGATGAAAGTGACATGTGGGCATCCGAGTGCTGCCACCCGAGTAACTTCGTAATCGAAGCTCCAGGCCACATGTCTGACGTGGAATGGATGAGCATCTTCAAGCCTTCCAAAGTGCAGAGAATCGTGCGCCACAAATCGGTGTGCACTTGTTCGGAAAGTGCCAGTGGAACCAAACACAACTCCTCTACAAG TGAgttgatccagcagtcccactgtCTGGGTTCTTCAAAATCTGCCTTAAGAGAGGATGAGAAGTTGATAGAGACGGAGTCCTCTTCTGATAAAAAGAACTCATCTAAGATTTTGTTAGTCAACAAAGATGCAGCATTGCCCAGTGAAAAG GATGATTTTTCTCCCACCAGCAAGCTTCAGCGTTTGCTGGCAGAATCCCGTCAGATGGTTACAGACCTGGAGCTGAGCATGCTGCTCCCCATCAGCGCTGAGAATCTCAGCAGCAGCGCCAGAAAG
- the CCDC62 gene encoding coiled-coil domain-containing protein 62 isoform X4, whose product MNVSASFLAGRQNIGSEVEVSTIEKQRRELQLLIGELKDRDRELTEMVAVHQRQLLSWEEDRQKVLTLEERCSKLEASNLTTSQLLMKSPSGELHKRTEIIRSLTKKVKTLESNQIECQSTLQKTQLQLQEMAQKATHSTLLSEDLEARNKNLSNTLVELSAQVGQLQAREQALTTMIKLKDKDIIEAVNHIADCSGKFKLLEHALRDAKMAETCIVKEKQDYKQKLKALKMEVNKLKEDLNEKTTENNEQREEIFRLKQEKSCLHDELVFTVEREKRKDELLDIAKSKQERLSTELHNLRQIYIKQQRDLQFLHFNVENSQESIQIYDSKMEESKALESSREVCLSDLENNHLKVDFKREDNQKSLVKDQKFETTLVQQNKSDESSYDVCKEKKLQVNPSFGGKSVIAISSLFAKDLVEKQKSWSLGGKIQTEPENKSTFCKIHAKSPKGNGAGIQNEEEQLSEASTSGSDEKWHDVSLYLGLADCSDSKQPEKLDFKCQDHLERSGVSCCHKSEACLDESDMWASECCHPSNFVIEAPGHMSDVEWMSIFKPSKVQRIVRHKSVCTCSESASGTKHNSSTSELIQQSHCLGSSKSALREDEKLIETESSSDKKNSSKILLVNKDAALPSEKDDFSPTSKLQRLLAESRQMVTDLELSMLLPISAENLSSSARKNEEVSEESAERNTLLSN is encoded by the exons ATGAACGTTTCGGCCTCCTTCCTGGCCGGGCGCCAG AACATTGGGTCAGAAGTTGAGGTTTCCACTATCGAGAAACAACGGAGAGAGCTACAGCTGCTCATTGGAGAATTAAAAGATCGAGATAGAGAGCTCACTGAGATGGTTGCAGTACATCAAAGACAACTTCTTTCATGGGAAGAGGATCGGCAGAAAGTGTTGACTTTGGAAGAACGTTGCAGCAAATTAGAAG CTTCAAATCTGACCACAAGTCAGTTATTGATGAAATCTCCCTCAGGTGAACTAcataaaagaactgaaataatCAGGTCACTCACAAAGAAGGTAAAAACCCTTGAATCGAATCAAATTGAATGCCAAAGTACTCTTCAAAAGACTCAACTACAGCTTCAAGAAATGGCCCAAAAGGCAACTCATTCCACTCTCCTCTCTGAAGACCTTGAG GCTAGAAACAAAAATCTCAGCAACACATTAGTGGAACTTTCTGCTCAAGTGGGACAATTGCAAGCTCGAGAACAGGCTCTCACCACCATGATAAAGCTGAAG GACAAAGATATTATCGAGGCAGTCAATCACATTGCTGACTGTTCGGGTAAATTTAAATTGTTAGAGCATGCCTTACGCGATGCTAAGATGGCGGAGACCTGTATTGTGAAAGAAAAGCAAGATTATAAGCAGAAATTGAAGGCACTTAAGATGGAAGTCAATAAGCTAAAAG AGGAtctaaatgaaaagacaacagaaaataaTGAACAACGAGAAGAGATCTTTCGCCTCAAGCAAGAGAAAAGTTGCCTGCATGATGAATTGGTTTTTACCG tagagagagaaaaaaggaaagacgAGTTACTGGATATCGCAAAGTCAAAGCAAGAACGCCTGAGCACGGAGCTGCATAATCTGAGACAG ATTTACATAAAACAACAGCGTGATCTGCAGTTTCTTCATTTCAATGTGGAAAATTCTCAGGAATCAATACAGATATATGACTCAAAGATGGAGGAATCAAAGGCCCTGGAATCCAG CAGAGAAGTGTGTTTATCAGACCTTGAAAATAACCACCTAAAAGTCGATTTTAAGAGGGAGGACAATCAGAAGTCACTGGTTAAGGACCAAAAATTTGAGACCACGTTGGTtcagcaaaataagtcagacgAGAGCTCTTATGATGTATGCAAAGAGAAGAAACTACAGGTTAATCCttcatttgggggaaaaagtGTAATTGCTATCTCATCTCTATTTGCAAAAGACTTAGTGGAGAAACAAAAGTCTTGGTCTCTGGGAGGAAAAATCCAGACTGAACCCGAAAACAAAAGTACATTTTGCAAGATCCACGCAAAATCACCAAAAGGTaatggagctgggattcagaaTGAAGAGGAACAACTCTCGGAAGCATCAACATCTGGATCCGATGAAAAGTGGCATGACGTCAGCCTTTACCTGGGCCTGGCCGACTGTTCTGAttcaaaacaaccagaaaagctAGATTTCAAATGTCAAGATCACCTGGAAAGGTCTGGAGTCTCATGTTGCCATAAAAGCGAAGCCTGTCTGGATGAAAGTGACATGTGGGCATCCGAGTGCTGCCACCCGAGTAACTTCGTAATCGAAGCTCCAGGCCACATGTCTGACGTGGAATGGATGAGCATCTTCAAGCCTTCCAAAGTGCAGAGAATCGTGCGCCACAAATCGGTGTGCACTTGTTCGGAAAGTGCCAGTGGAACCAAACACAACTCCTCTACAAG TGAgttgatccagcagtcccactgtCTGGGTTCTTCAAAATCTGCCTTAAGAGAGGATGAGAAGTTGATAGAGACGGAGTCCTCTTCTGATAAAAAGAACTCATCTAAGATTTTGTTAGTCAACAAAGATGCAGCATTGCCCAGTGAAAAG GATGATTTTTCTCCCACCAGCAAGCTTCAGCGTTTGCTGGCAGAATCCCGTCAGATGGTTACAGACCTGGAGCTGAGCATGCTGCTCCCCATCAGCGCTGAGAATCTCAGCAGCAGCGCCAGAAAG
- the CCDC62 gene encoding coiled-coil domain-containing protein 62 isoform X6, protein MNVSASFLAGRQVSGRCSALPVSAVASRGERRADRGDDNIGSEVEVSTIEKQRRELQLLIGELKDRDRELTEMVAVHQRQLLSWEEDRQKVLTLEERCSKLEASNLTTSQLLMKSPSGELHKRTEIIRSLTKKVKTLESNQIECQSTLQKTQLQLQEMAQKATHSTLLSEDLEARNKNLSNTLVELSAQVGQLQAREQALTTMIKLKDKDIIEAVNHIADCSGKFKLLEHALRDAKMAETCIVKEKQDYKQKLKALKMEVNKLKVEREKRKDELLDIAKSKQERLSTELHNLRQIYIKQQRDLQFLHFNVENSQESIQIYDSKMEESKALESSREVCLSDLENNHLKVDFKREDNQKSLVKDQKFETTLVQQNKSDESSYDVCKEKKLQVNPSFGGKSVIAISSLFAKDLVEKQKSWSLGGKIQTEPENKSTFCKIHAKSPKGNGAGIQNEEEQLSEASTSGSDEKWHDVSLYLGLADCSDSKQPEKLDFKCQDHLERSGVSCCHKSEACLDESDMWASECCHPSNFVIEAPGHMSDVEWMSIFKPSKVQRIVRHKSVCTCSESASGTKHNSSTSELIQQSHCLGSSKSALREDEKLIETESSSDKKNSSKILLVNKDAALPSEKDDFSPTSKLQRLLAESRQMVTDLELSMLLPISAENLSSSARKNEEVSEESAERNTLLSN, encoded by the exons ATGAACGTTTCGGCCTCCTTCCTGGCCGGGCGCCAGGTGAGCGGCCGCTGCTCCGCGCTTCCCGTTTCCGCCGTCGCGTCCCGGGGAGAGAGGAGAGCAGACCGCGGGGACGAC AACATTGGGTCAGAAGTTGAGGTTTCCACTATCGAGAAACAACGGAGAGAGCTACAGCTGCTCATTGGAGAATTAAAAGATCGAGATAGAGAGCTCACTGAGATGGTTGCAGTACATCAAAGACAACTTCTTTCATGGGAAGAGGATCGGCAGAAAGTGTTGACTTTGGAAGAACGTTGCAGCAAATTAGAAG CTTCAAATCTGACCACAAGTCAGTTATTGATGAAATCTCCCTCAGGTGAACTAcataaaagaactgaaataatCAGGTCACTCACAAAGAAGGTAAAAACCCTTGAATCGAATCAAATTGAATGCCAAAGTACTCTTCAAAAGACTCAACTACAGCTTCAAGAAATGGCCCAAAAGGCAACTCATTCCACTCTCCTCTCTGAAGACCTTGAG GCTAGAAACAAAAATCTCAGCAACACATTAGTGGAACTTTCTGCTCAAGTGGGACAATTGCAAGCTCGAGAACAGGCTCTCACCACCATGATAAAGCTGAAG GACAAAGATATTATCGAGGCAGTCAATCACATTGCTGACTGTTCGGGTAAATTTAAATTGTTAGAGCATGCCTTACGCGATGCTAAGATGGCGGAGACCTGTATTGTGAAAGAAAAGCAAGATTATAAGCAGAAATTGAAGGCACTTAAGATGGAAGTCAATAAGCTAAAAG tagagagagaaaaaaggaaagacgAGTTACTGGATATCGCAAAGTCAAAGCAAGAACGCCTGAGCACGGAGCTGCATAATCTGAGACAG ATTTACATAAAACAACAGCGTGATCTGCAGTTTCTTCATTTCAATGTGGAAAATTCTCAGGAATCAATACAGATATATGACTCAAAGATGGAGGAATCAAAGGCCCTGGAATCCAG CAGAGAAGTGTGTTTATCAGACCTTGAAAATAACCACCTAAAAGTCGATTTTAAGAGGGAGGACAATCAGAAGTCACTGGTTAAGGACCAAAAATTTGAGACCACGTTGGTtcagcaaaataagtcagacgAGAGCTCTTATGATGTATGCAAAGAGAAGAAACTACAGGTTAATCCttcatttgggggaaaaagtGTAATTGCTATCTCATCTCTATTTGCAAAAGACTTAGTGGAGAAACAAAAGTCTTGGTCTCTGGGAGGAAAAATCCAGACTGAACCCGAAAACAAAAGTACATTTTGCAAGATCCACGCAAAATCACCAAAAGGTaatggagctgggattcagaaTGAAGAGGAACAACTCTCGGAAGCATCAACATCTGGATCCGATGAAAAGTGGCATGACGTCAGCCTTTACCTGGGCCTGGCCGACTGTTCTGAttcaaaacaaccagaaaagctAGATTTCAAATGTCAAGATCACCTGGAAAGGTCTGGAGTCTCATGTTGCCATAAAAGCGAAGCCTGTCTGGATGAAAGTGACATGTGGGCATCCGAGTGCTGCCACCCGAGTAACTTCGTAATCGAAGCTCCAGGCCACATGTCTGACGTGGAATGGATGAGCATCTTCAAGCCTTCCAAAGTGCAGAGAATCGTGCGCCACAAATCGGTGTGCACTTGTTCGGAAAGTGCCAGTGGAACCAAACACAACTCCTCTACAAG TGAgttgatccagcagtcccactgtCTGGGTTCTTCAAAATCTGCCTTAAGAGAGGATGAGAAGTTGATAGAGACGGAGTCCTCTTCTGATAAAAAGAACTCATCTAAGATTTTGTTAGTCAACAAAGATGCAGCATTGCCCAGTGAAAAG GATGATTTTTCTCCCACCAGCAAGCTTCAGCGTTTGCTGGCAGAATCCCGTCAGATGGTTACAGACCTGGAGCTGAGCATGCTGCTCCCCATCAGCGCTGAGAATCTCAGCAGCAGCGCCAGAAAG